From the Streptomyces sp. Tu 2975 genome, one window contains:
- the cydB gene encoding cytochrome d ubiquinol oxidase subunit II translates to MELHNVWFVLIAVLWIGYFFLEGFDFGIGVLTKLLAKDRTERRVLINTIGPVWDGNEVWLLTAGGATFAAFPEWYATLFSGFYLPLLLILVCLIVRGVAFEYRHKRAEERWQTNWEHAIFWTSLLPAFLWGVAFGNITRGVKIDENKEYVGGLLDLLNPYALLGGLVTLTLFTFHGAAFAALKTVGDIRTRARALAVKLGALTLVPAFGFLLWTQASRGDGRSLVALIVAALALAGAVVAVKAGREGWSFALSGVTIATSVAMLFLALFPDVMPSSLDDAWSLTVTNASSSPYTLKIMTWCAAVAAPLVMLYQGWTYWVFRQRIGTQHIADAH, encoded by the coding sequence ATGGAACTCCACAACGTCTGGTTCGTACTCATCGCCGTCCTGTGGATCGGCTACTTCTTCCTGGAGGGTTTCGACTTCGGGATCGGTGTCCTCACCAAGCTGCTGGCGAAGGACCGCACCGAGCGCCGTGTGCTGATCAACACCATCGGACCGGTCTGGGACGGCAATGAGGTCTGGCTGCTCACGGCGGGCGGCGCGACGTTCGCCGCGTTCCCCGAGTGGTACGCCACGCTCTTCTCGGGCTTCTATCTGCCGCTGCTGCTCATCCTCGTGTGCCTGATCGTGCGGGGCGTCGCGTTCGAGTACCGGCACAAGAGGGCGGAGGAGCGCTGGCAGACCAACTGGGAACACGCGATCTTCTGGACCTCGTTGCTGCCGGCCTTCCTGTGGGGCGTCGCCTTCGGGAACATCACGCGCGGCGTGAAGATCGACGAGAACAAGGAGTACGTGGGCGGTCTCCTCGATCTCCTCAACCCGTACGCGCTGCTCGGCGGGTTGGTGACGCTCACGCTGTTCACCTTCCACGGCGCGGCATTCGCGGCGCTGAAGACCGTGGGGGACATCAGGACCCGGGCCAGGGCACTGGCCGTGAAGCTGGGGGCGCTCACCTTGGTTCCCGCATTCGGCTTCCTGCTGTGGACCCAGGCGTCGCGCGGTGACGGCAGGAGCCTGGTGGCGCTGATCGTGGCGGCACTGGCGCTGGCCGGAGCGGTCGTCGCGGTGAAGGCGGGCCGGGAGGGCTGGTCTTTCGCCCTCTCCGGGGTGACCATCGCCACCTCGGTGGCGATGTTGTTCCTGGCGCTCTTCCCCGACGTGATGCCTTCCTCCCTCGACGATGCGTGGAGCCTGACCGTCACCAATGCCTCGTCCAGCCCGTACACCCTCAAGATCATGACCTGGTGCGCTGCTGTCGCTGCCCCGCTGGTGATGCTCTACCAGGGCTGGACCTACTGGGTGTTCCGTCAGCGGATCGGCACCCAGCACATCGCCGATGCGCACTAG
- a CDS encoding metallophosphoesterase yields the protein MTQGAGQGPVVRTATLRDFRVPPYAQVPVQSHTADPFHSGHPGNAFPEGEPPEGYTPTARDLPVIGRGGPGDTVQIHVDPDEAPAPDGRGPLYVVGDVHGYLDELVAALAAKSLIDAEGHWAAGNARLWFLGDFTDRGPDGIGVIDLVMRLSAEAAAAGGYCKALMGNHELLLIGAKRFGDTPVNSGAGTATFQAAWLLNGGQKTDMDRLQEVHLQWMARLDAIVEEDSHLLLHSDTTAYLDYGSTIADVNDTVHAVLTRGDADECWDLFRKFTKRFAFRDEGGPQAVRELLSAFGGRRIVHGHSPIPYLLGEVGTEDGEDDDRPVVEGPHVYADGLAIAMDGGVTMAGKLLVQQLPLTD from the coding sequence ATGACTCAGGGGGCCGGTCAAGGACCCGTGGTCCGGACGGCGACGTTGCGCGATTTCCGCGTACCGCCGTACGCGCAGGTTCCCGTGCAGTCACACACAGCGGACCCGTTCCATTCGGGCCATCCTGGCAACGCCTTCCCCGAAGGCGAGCCGCCCGAGGGTTACACCCCCACCGCGCGCGACCTTCCCGTCATCGGCCGCGGCGGCCCTGGCGACACCGTCCAGATCCATGTCGATCCGGACGAGGCGCCCGCTCCCGACGGACGGGGCCCGCTGTACGTGGTCGGCGACGTCCACGGCTACCTCGACGAGCTCGTCGCCGCCCTGGCCGCGAAGAGCCTCATCGACGCCGAAGGGCACTGGGCGGCGGGCAACGCCCGGCTGTGGTTCCTCGGCGACTTCACCGACCGCGGTCCCGACGGGATCGGCGTCATCGACCTGGTCATGCGCCTTTCTGCGGAGGCCGCCGCTGCCGGCGGCTACTGCAAGGCGCTGATGGGCAACCACGAACTGCTGCTGATCGGCGCCAAACGCTTCGGCGACACGCCCGTCAACTCCGGCGCCGGCACCGCGACCTTCCAGGCCGCGTGGCTCCTCAACGGTGGCCAGAAGACGGACATGGACCGGCTGCAGGAGGTCCACCTGCAGTGGATGGCCAGGCTCGACGCGATCGTCGAGGAGGACAGCCACCTCCTGCTGCACTCCGACACGACCGCGTACCTCGACTACGGGTCCACCATCGCGGACGTCAACGACACCGTGCACGCGGTCCTCACCCGGGGCGACGCGGACGAATGCTGGGACCTGTTCCGCAAGTTCACCAAGCGCTTCGCCTTCCGCGACGAGGGCGGACCGCAGGCGGTGCGCGAGCTTCTCTCCGCCTTTGGCGGCCGGCGCATCGTCCATGGTCACAGCCCCATCCCGTACCTGCTGGGCGAGGTGGGCACCGAGGACGGCGAGGACGACGACCGTCCGGTGGTCGAGGGCCCGCACGTCTACGCGGACGGGCTCGCCATCGCCATGGACGGCGGCGTGACCATGGCCGGAAAGCTTCTTGTCCAGCAACTCCCCCTGACGGATTGA
- a CDS encoding M23 family metallopeptidase has product MSSRHRDRFLIVPVMLCTLLGTPASTAVASDGPAPPTGAEVARLYAEAAKATEQYEQARRAAERQRATANRLEGRLARQRERLGAIHDAIGGVAREQYRTGGSLALTGRLLLADDPDALLRGYRIAARAEKAVSRLLDRERTAERDLVAAETSARAAWQNLAARNAQLAVVKRGIETKLESAQRKLQAEADSSVAAGKCAGAVRIEQPGGPPRGPDWVAPVENYALSAGFGGAGERWASRHTGQDFAVDIGAPVRSVGAGRVALVSCGGAFGIEVLVQHPDGYYSQYAHLAGVTVDPGERVDTGQWIGQAGTTGNSTGPHLHFEVRITPYLGSGVDPAVWLRERGVIL; this is encoded by the coding sequence ATGAGCTCGAGACACCGCGACCGGTTTCTGATCGTCCCGGTGATGCTGTGCACCCTCCTCGGCACGCCGGCATCCACAGCCGTGGCGTCCGACGGCCCGGCGCCACCCACAGGCGCCGAAGTGGCACGGCTGTACGCGGAGGCGGCCAAGGCGACGGAGCAGTACGAGCAGGCCAGGCGCGCCGCGGAGCGGCAGCGGGCCACGGCGAACCGGCTCGAAGGCAGGCTGGCACGGCAGCGGGAGCGGCTCGGTGCCATCCATGACGCCATCGGTGGCGTCGCCCGGGAGCAGTACCGCACCGGCGGTTCGCTCGCCCTCACCGGCCGCCTCCTGCTCGCGGACGACCCGGATGCGCTGCTGCGCGGCTACCGGATCGCCGCCCGGGCCGAGAAGGCCGTCAGCCGGCTGTTGGACCGCGAGCGGACGGCGGAGCGCGATCTCGTCGCCGCGGAGACGAGTGCCCGTGCCGCGTGGCAGAACCTCGCCGCACGCAACGCACAGCTGGCAGTCGTCAAGCGCGGTATCGAGACGAAGCTGGAGTCCGCGCAGCGGAAGCTCCAGGCGGAGGCGGACAGCAGCGTGGCGGCGGGCAAGTGTGCCGGCGCGGTGCGCATCGAGCAGCCGGGCGGGCCTCCGCGAGGCCCCGACTGGGTGGCACCCGTGGAGAACTACGCGCTGTCCGCCGGCTTCGGCGGCGCCGGTGAGCGATGGGCGAGCCGGCACACGGGCCAGGACTTCGCCGTCGACATCGGGGCTCCTGTGCGGTCGGTCGGGGCGGGCCGGGTGGCCTTGGTGTCGTGCGGCGGGGCCTTCGGTATCGAGGTCCTGGTGCAGCATCCCGACGGGTACTACTCGCAGTACGCGCACCTGGCGGGGGTCACCGTCGACCCGGGCGAGCGGGTCGACACCGGCCAGTGGATCGGTCAGGCGGGTACGACGGGAAATTCGACGGGACCGCACCTCCACTTCGAGGTGCGGATCACGCCGTATCTGGGGTCCGGTGTGGATCCGGCCGTCTGGCTGCGCGAGCGCGGTGTGATCCTCTGA
- a CDS encoding cytochrome ubiquinol oxidase subunit I: MDLALAPETLARWQFGITTVYHFLFVPLTISLAALTAGLQTAWVRTGKEKYLRATKFWGKLFLINIAMGVVTGIVQEFQFGMNWSDYSRFVGDVFGAPLAFEALIAFFFESTFIGLWIFGWDKLPQKIHLACIWMVSLGTVLSAYFILAANSWMQHPVGYRINEERGRAELTDFWLVLTQNTALTQFFHTMTAAFLVGGSFMAGISAFHLARRKHIPVMRSSLRVGLVTVAIAGMMTAVSGDLLGKVMYEQQPMKMAAAEALWDGEAPAPFSIFAYGDVDKGHNKVAIEIPGLLSFLAHSDFDSHVPGINDVNEQLQETYGPGDYRPNIPVAYWGFRWMIGFGMASLTIGMIGLWLTRRKFLLPAALRTGEDEVPHLVLFRNKALSPRLGRWYWLIALWTMAFPLIANSWGWIFTEMGRQPWVVYGVLRTRDAVSPGVSQGEVLISMTVFTLLYAVLAVIEVRLLVKYVKTGPPELTDADLTPPTKIGGDDRDADRPMAFSY; encoded by the coding sequence GTGGACCTCGCTCTGGCGCCAGAGACCTTGGCGCGATGGCAGTTCGGCATCACCACCGTCTACCACTTCCTGTTCGTCCCCCTCACGATCTCGCTCGCGGCACTCACCGCCGGCCTGCAGACCGCATGGGTGCGCACGGGTAAGGAGAAGTACCTCAGGGCCACCAAGTTCTGGGGAAAGCTCTTCCTGATCAACATCGCCATGGGCGTCGTCACGGGCATCGTCCAGGAGTTCCAGTTCGGGATGAACTGGTCCGACTACTCGCGGTTCGTCGGTGACGTCTTCGGTGCCCCACTCGCCTTCGAGGCGCTGATCGCCTTCTTCTTCGAGTCCACGTTCATCGGGCTGTGGATCTTCGGCTGGGACAAGCTGCCGCAGAAGATCCACCTGGCCTGCATCTGGATGGTCTCGCTCGGTACGGTCCTCTCCGCCTACTTCATCCTGGCGGCCAACTCCTGGATGCAGCACCCCGTCGGCTACCGGATCAACGAGGAGCGCGGCCGGGCCGAGCTCACCGACTTCTGGCTGGTCCTGACCCAGAACACCGCGCTCACCCAGTTCTTCCACACCATGACGGCGGCCTTCCTCGTCGGCGGCTCCTTCATGGCGGGCATATCGGCCTTCCACCTGGCGCGCCGGAAGCACATCCCCGTCATGCGGTCGTCCCTGCGGGTGGGCCTGGTCACGGTCGCGATCGCCGGCATGATGACCGCTGTCAGCGGTGACCTGCTCGGCAAGGTGATGTACGAGCAGCAGCCCATGAAGATGGCGGCCGCAGAAGCGCTCTGGGACGGCGAGGCCCCCGCGCCCTTCTCAATCTTCGCCTACGGGGACGTCGACAAGGGCCACAACAAGGTGGCCATCGAGATCCCGGGCCTGTTGTCCTTCCTCGCGCACAGCGACTTCGACTCCCACGTCCCCGGCATCAACGACGTCAACGAGCAACTGCAGGAGACGTACGGGCCCGGCGACTACCGGCCCAACATCCCCGTCGCCTACTGGGGCTTCCGCTGGATGATCGGCTTCGGCATGGCCTCGCTCACCATCGGGATGATCGGGCTCTGGCTGACCCGCAGGAAGTTCCTGCTGCCCGCGGCGCTGCGCACGGGCGAGGACGAGGTGCCCCATCTGGTGCTCTTCAGGAACAAGGCGCTCAGCCCTCGTCTGGGCAGGTGGTACTGGCTGATCGCGCTGTGGACGATGGCCTTCCCCTTGATCGCCAACTCCTGGGGCTGGATCTTCACCGAGATGGGCAGGCAGCCGTGGGTCGTCTACGGCGTGCTGCGTACGCGTGACGCCGTCTCCCCCGGTGTCTCCCAGGGTGAGGTGCTCATCTCGATGACCGTCTTCACCCTGCTCTACGCCGTGCTCGCGGTGATCGAGGTCCGGCTGCTCGTGAAGTACGTCAAGACCGGGCCGCCCGAACTCACCGACGCCGACCTGACCCCGCCCACCAAGATCGGCGGCGACGACCGTGACGCCGACCGGCCGATGGCCTTCTCGTACTGA
- the cydD gene encoding thiol reductant ABC exporter subunit CydD, with translation MKPIDPRLLRYAHATRRFLAAVVVLGIAGAVLVIVQAMLVAEVVVGAFQRGLSVSGLGTPLLLLAVVAVGRAAVSWLTELAAHRASAAVKSELRRRLLERAAELGPGRVSGQNIGSLVALATRGVDALDDYFSRYLPQLGLAVVVPVAVLARIVTEDWVSAAIIVVTLPLIPAFMVLIGWATQSNMDRRWRLLSRLSGHFLDVVAGLPTLKVFGRAKAQADSIRTITTQYRRATMRTLRIAFLSSFALELLSTLSVALVAVGVGMRLVHGDLDLYTGLVILILAPEAYLPIRQVGAQFHAAAEGLSAAEEIFDVLETAPRRSGGAPVPGTLRLEIDGVTVRHQGRSEASLCRTSLAVEPGETVALVGESGVGKSTLLDVLLGFTDPAEGRVRVGGTDLADLDMEEWRRQIAWVPQLPYLFAGSIAENVRLARPGADDAAVVGALREAGAYDFVVALPEGPDTLIGEDGAGLSAGQRQRLALARAFLADRPLLLLDEPTAALDGATEAGIVEAVGRLAEGRTVLLVVHRPALLAVADRVVTLSRPAATQEAELGAPAVTADRRTAGARAADPTASGSSVPARAQGGKARRPLVRVREAARHLRGRLVLALLLGSLALGSAVGLMAVSGWLISRASEQPPVLHLMVAVTATRAFGIGRAVFRYAERLVSHDAVLRMLAEMRVAVYRRLERIAPAGLGRTRRGDLLSRLVADVDALQDYWLRWLLPAGTAALVGAGSVVFTAWLLPEAGLVLAGGLIVAGVGVPLIGGSIARRAEQQLAPARGALATRVVDLLRGTAELTVAGALPRRLASARDADRALTRIAARQSAATALGGGLSALVCSLTVVAAAVVGVQAVAAGRLGGASLAVVVLTPLAAFEAVSALPLAVQYRRRVARSAERVYEVIDAPVPVREPARPAAPPATAFPLELRGIGARYAGRRLDALSGFDLTLTPGKRVAVVGVSGSGKTTLAQVLLRFLDAGSGTYTLGGVPAGEMESDAVRRFVGLCAQDAHLFDSSVRENLRLARPDATEEELRGALDEARLLEWVDALPDGLDTLVGEHGARLSGGQRQRLALARALLAAFPVLVLDEPAEHLDLATADALTADLLAATERQATRPGGRAGATAALAEDGTGPAAAGATRPATVLITHRLRGLEAVDEIVVLGSGRVVQRGTYEDLAAIEGPLRTMLAREQSADGNSARLSLSNKLIGLGA, from the coding sequence GTGAAACCGATCGACCCGCGGCTGCTTCGGTACGCGCACGCGACCCGCCGCTTCCTGGCCGCAGTTGTGGTGCTCGGGATCGCCGGAGCGGTCCTGGTCATCGTCCAAGCGATGCTCGTCGCCGAGGTGGTGGTGGGAGCGTTCCAGCGAGGACTGTCCGTCTCCGGGCTGGGCACCCCGCTGCTACTGCTGGCCGTGGTGGCGGTCGGGCGGGCAGCCGTTTCCTGGCTGACCGAACTGGCCGCGCACCGCGCGAGCGCCGCCGTGAAGTCCGAGCTCCGGCGCCGGCTCCTGGAGCGGGCCGCCGAACTGGGCCCCGGTCGGGTGAGCGGGCAGAACATCGGGTCGCTCGTCGCGCTGGCCACGCGAGGCGTCGACGCGCTGGACGACTACTTCTCGCGCTATCTGCCGCAACTGGGCCTCGCCGTCGTGGTGCCGGTCGCGGTGCTCGCCCGGATCGTGACGGAGGACTGGGTCTCGGCCGCGATCATCGTGGTGACGCTGCCGCTGATCCCGGCGTTCATGGTGCTGATCGGCTGGGCGACCCAGTCGAACATGGACCGCCGGTGGAGGTTGCTGTCCCGTCTCTCCGGCCACTTTCTGGACGTGGTGGCGGGACTGCCGACACTGAAGGTGTTCGGACGGGCCAAGGCCCAGGCCGATTCCATCCGGACCATCACCACCCAGTACCGCCGAGCGACCATGCGCACACTGCGGATCGCTTTCCTGTCGTCCTTCGCGCTGGAGCTGCTGTCGACTCTGTCGGTGGCCCTGGTGGCCGTCGGTGTCGGTATGCGGCTGGTCCACGGTGACCTGGATCTGTACACGGGACTGGTGATCCTCATCCTCGCGCCGGAGGCATATCTGCCGATCCGGCAGGTGGGGGCCCAGTTTCATGCCGCCGCAGAGGGACTCTCCGCGGCGGAGGAGATCTTCGACGTGCTGGAGACCGCACCGCGGCGATCCGGTGGAGCTCCCGTCCCGGGCACGCTCCGGCTGGAGATCGACGGGGTGACGGTCCGCCACCAGGGCCGGAGCGAAGCGTCGTTGTGCCGTACGTCGCTTGCGGTCGAGCCGGGCGAGACGGTTGCCCTCGTCGGGGAGAGCGGCGTCGGCAAATCCACCCTGCTCGACGTGCTGCTGGGGTTCACGGACCCGGCGGAAGGGCGTGTACGCGTCGGTGGCACGGACCTGGCCGATCTGGACATGGAGGAGTGGAGGCGGCAGATCGCCTGGGTCCCCCAGCTGCCGTATCTATTCGCCGGATCGATCGCGGAGAACGTGCGGCTCGCGCGGCCGGGCGCGGACGACGCGGCCGTCGTGGGGGCGTTGCGGGAGGCGGGGGCGTACGACTTCGTCGTCGCCCTGCCCGAAGGGCCGGACACACTGATCGGCGAGGACGGAGCCGGGCTCTCCGCCGGCCAGCGGCAACGGCTCGCGCTGGCAAGGGCGTTCCTCGCGGACAGGCCGCTGCTGCTGCTCGACGAACCGACGGCCGCGCTGGACGGGGCCACGGAGGCAGGAATCGTCGAGGCGGTGGGGCGGCTGGCCGAGGGCCGGACCGTACTGTTGGTCGTACACCGCCCGGCACTCCTGGCGGTGGCGGACCGGGTCGTCACACTCTCCCGGCCGGCAGCCACACAGGAGGCGGAGCTCGGTGCACCGGCGGTAACGGCCGACAGGAGGACGGCGGGAGCGAGGGCGGCCGATCCGACGGCTTCGGGCAGTTCGGTCCCGGCCCGGGCGCAGGGCGGGAAGGCACGTCGGCCGCTGGTACGCGTACGGGAGGCCGCCCGGCACCTGCGCGGCCGGCTCGTACTGGCCCTGCTGCTGGGCAGTCTCGCTCTCGGCTCGGCGGTCGGGCTCATGGCCGTGTCGGGATGGCTCATCTCCCGAGCGTCCGAACAGCCGCCGGTGCTGCACCTGATGGTGGCCGTGACGGCCACCCGGGCCTTCGGAATCGGACGGGCCGTCTTCCGGTACGCGGAGCGGCTCGTGTCCCACGACGCCGTGCTGCGGATGCTCGCCGAGATGCGCGTCGCGGTGTATCGCAGGCTCGAACGGATCGCGCCCGCCGGACTCGGCCGGACCAGGCGCGGTGACCTGCTGTCCCGGCTCGTCGCCGATGTGGACGCGCTTCAGGACTACTGGCTGCGCTGGCTGCTGCCTGCCGGCACGGCTGCCCTGGTCGGCGCAGGATCCGTCGTCTTCACCGCATGGCTGCTGCCCGAGGCCGGCCTGGTCCTCGCCGGCGGACTGATCGTGGCCGGAGTGGGGGTCCCGCTGATCGGCGGTTCGATCGCCCGGCGTGCGGAGCAGCAACTCGCCCCAGCCCGCGGCGCCCTGGCGACCAGGGTCGTCGATCTGCTGCGGGGAACGGCCGAGCTGACCGTCGCCGGTGCGCTCCCCCGGCGTCTCGCTTCGGCGCGCGACGCCGACCGGGCACTGACCCGCATCGCGGCCCGCCAGTCCGCCGCCACCGCGCTCGGCGGTGGACTCTCCGCCCTCGTCTGCTCCCTGACCGTGGTGGCTGCCGCAGTGGTCGGTGTGCAGGCCGTGGCGGCGGGGCGTCTCGGCGGGGCCAGCCTGGCGGTCGTCGTGCTCACCCCGCTCGCCGCCTTCGAAGCGGTCTCCGCACTGCCTCTGGCGGTGCAGTACCGGCGGCGGGTGGCACGCAGCGCGGAGCGGGTGTACGAGGTCATCGACGCGCCCGTTCCCGTGCGGGAGCCGGCCCGGCCGGCGGCTCCGCCCGCCACGGCCTTCCCGCTGGAGCTCCGAGGGATCGGTGCCCGGTACGCGGGCCGGCGACTGGACGCGCTGAGCGGGTTCGACCTGACGCTGACCCCCGGGAAGCGGGTCGCCGTCGTCGGTGTCTCGGGCTCGGGGAAGACGACGCTCGCGCAGGTGCTGCTCCGGTTCCTGGATGCCGGATCAGGCACGTACACCCTCGGTGGTGTGCCCGCCGGCGAGATGGAAAGCGACGCCGTGCGGCGGTTCGTGGGCCTGTGCGCCCAGGACGCCCATCTCTTCGACAGTTCCGTACGCGAGAACCTCCGGCTCGCCCGCCCCGACGCGACGGAGGAGGAGCTGAGGGGAGCGCTCGACGAGGCCCGGCTGCTGGAGTGGGTCGATGCCCTCCCCGACGGACTCGACACCCTCGTCGGGGAGCACGGCGCCCGGCTCTCCGGAGGCCAGCGCCAGAGGCTGGCCCTGGCGCGGGCCCTCCTCGCCGCCTTTCCCGTACTAGTACTGGACGAGCCCGCCGAGCATCTCGACCTGGCGACGGCCGACGCGCTCACCGCCGACCTACTGGCGGCGACGGAAAGGCAGGCGACGCGTCCGGGAGGCCGCGCAGGAGCGACGGCCGCCCTGGCAGAGGACGGGACGGGTCCGGCGGCCGCCGGCGCGACGAGGCCGGCGACCGTGCTCATCACGCATCGGCTGCGCGGCCTTGAGGCGGTCGACGAGATCGTGGTGCTGGGGTCCGGGCGGGTGGTGCAGCGAGGGACGTACGAGGACCTTGCCGCGATCGAAGGGCCGCTGCGGACGATGCTCGCCCGCGAGCAGTCAGCCGACGGGAACAGCGCCCGACTTTCCCTGTCAAACAAGCTAATTGGTCTCGGGGCATGA
- a CDS encoding LacI family DNA-binding transcriptional regulator produces the protein MTAAGKHHVSRTDTSRRSGRQGRAGIRDVAAAAGVSITTVSDALNGKGRLPDATRRHVREVADRLGYRPSAAARTLRTGKSGLIGLTVTTYGDEPFTFTEFAYFAEMARAATSAALARGYALVILPATSRHDVWSNVALDGTIVIDPSDHDPVVAELVRQGLPVVSDGRPAGTLPVTAWVDNDHEAAVLELLDHLAAAGARRIGLLTGTTTDTYTRLSTTAYLNWCERVGQDPVYESYPAHDPCAGAVAADRLLARPDRPDAVYGLFDPNGTDLLAAARRYGLRVPDDLLLVCCSESTVYATTEPPITTLSLKPRRIGTAVVQLLIDAIEGIDEDRPVEQVIPTELIIRTSSQRRPPRTTVSAPRSPSKN, from the coding sequence ATGACAGCAGCAGGGAAGCATCACGTGAGCCGGACGGACACATCCCGCCGGAGCGGTAGGCAAGGCCGGGCAGGCATCAGGGACGTGGCCGCCGCGGCCGGGGTCTCCATCACAACCGTCTCCGACGCCCTCAACGGCAAGGGCCGGCTCCCGGACGCCACCCGCCGACATGTCCGCGAGGTCGCGGACCGGCTGGGCTACCGCCCCTCCGCCGCGGCCAGAACCCTCCGCACCGGAAAGTCGGGCTTAATCGGCCTGACCGTGACGACGTACGGGGATGAACCTTTCACCTTCACGGAGTTCGCGTACTTCGCCGAGATGGCCAGAGCCGCGACCTCGGCCGCGCTCGCCCGCGGCTACGCACTCGTCATTCTGCCCGCCACCTCACGACACGACGTCTGGTCGAACGTCGCCCTCGACGGCACCATCGTCATCGACCCCTCCGACCACGACCCGGTCGTCGCCGAGCTGGTGCGCCAAGGGCTGCCCGTCGTCTCCGACGGCCGCCCCGCAGGCACCCTCCCGGTCACCGCCTGGGTGGACAACGACCACGAAGCCGCCGTACTCGAACTGCTCGACCATCTCGCCGCCGCCGGAGCCCGCCGCATCGGCCTGCTCACCGGCACCACCACCGACACGTACACCCGGCTGTCCACGACCGCCTACCTCAACTGGTGCGAACGCGTCGGCCAGGACCCCGTCTACGAGTCCTACCCGGCGCACGACCCGTGCGCCGGCGCTGTTGCCGCCGACCGGCTGCTCGCCCGGCCGGACCGGCCCGACGCCGTGTACGGGCTCTTCGATCCCAATGGCACCGATCTGCTGGCCGCTGCCCGCAGGTACGGCCTGCGCGTCCCCGACGACCTGCTCCTCGTGTGCTGCAGCGAGTCGACCGTGTACGCCACCACGGAGCCCCCCATCACCACGCTCTCGCTCAAGCCGCGCAGAATCGGCACGGCGGTCGTCCAGTTGCTGATCGACGCGATCGAGGGAATCGACGAGGACCGTCCGGTCGAGCAGGTGATACCGACCGAACTGATCATCAGGACCTCTTCGCAGCGCCGCCCTCCACGGACAACCGTGAGCGCACCACGGTCTCCCTCGAAGAACTGA
- the hisC gene encoding histidinol-phosphate transaminase produces the protein MSETSPKLRAELDGIPTYKPGKPAAAGGPVAYKLSSNENPYPPLPGVMESAIAAAQNFNRYPDMACTGLMNELADRFGVPVTHLATGTGSVGVAQSLLQSTSGPGDEVIYAWRSFEAYPIITQISGATPVQVPLTEGEVHDLDAMAEAITDRTRLIFVCNPNNPTGTVVRRAELERFLDRVPSDVLVVLDEAYREFIRDADVPDGLEIYRDRPNVAVLRTFSKAYGLAGLRVGFAVAHEPVAAALRKTAVPFGVSQLAQDAAVASLRAEDELLGRVGCLVTERARVHHALVEQGWTVPETQANFVWMRLGDRTLDFAAACEKGGVVVRPFAGEGVRVTIGECEANDVFLHTAATFRKEV, from the coding sequence GTGAGCGAGACGAGCCCCAAGCTGCGCGCCGAGCTGGACGGCATCCCCACATACAAGCCGGGCAAGCCTGCGGCGGCCGGCGGTCCGGTCGCCTACAAGCTGTCCTCCAACGAGAACCCGTATCCGCCGCTGCCCGGCGTGATGGAGAGCGCCATCGCCGCGGCGCAGAACTTCAACCGCTACCCCGACATGGCCTGCACCGGGCTGATGAACGAGCTCGCGGACCGGTTCGGGGTGCCGGTGACCCACCTGGCGACGGGCACCGGCTCCGTCGGCGTGGCGCAGTCGCTGCTGCAGTCCACCTCCGGACCCGGCGACGAAGTGATCTACGCCTGGCGCTCCTTCGAGGCGTACCCGATCATCACGCAGATCAGCGGAGCGACGCCCGTGCAGGTCCCGCTGACCGAGGGGGAGGTGCACGACCTCGACGCCATGGCCGAGGCGATCACCGACCGCACCCGCCTCATCTTCGTCTGCAACCCGAACAACCCGACCGGCACCGTCGTGCGGCGTGCCGAGCTGGAGCGGTTCCTGGACCGGGTGCCCTCGGACGTCCTGGTGGTGCTCGACGAGGCGTACCGGGAGTTCATCCGCGACGCCGACGTCCCCGACGGTCTCGAGATCTACCGTGACCGGCCGAACGTCGCGGTGCTGCGCACCTTCTCCAAGGCGTACGGGCTGGCGGGGCTGCGGGTCGGCTTCGCGGTAGCCCATGAGCCGGTGGCGGCGGCGCTGCGCAAGACCGCGGTCCCCTTCGGGGTCAGCCAGCTCGCGCAGGACGCGGCGGTCGCCTCGCTCCGCGCCGAGGACGAGTTGCTGGGCCGGGTGGGCTGCCTGGTCACGGAGCGGGCCCGGGTGCACCATGCTCTGGTCGAGCAGGGCTGGACGGTGCCCGAGACGCAGGCGAACTTCGTCTGGATGCGTCTCGGCGACCGCACGCTCGATTTCGCCGCCGCGTGCGAGAAGGGCGGCGTGGTCGTCCGGCCGTTCGCCGGTGAGGGAGTGCGCGTGACCATCGGCGAGTGCGAGGCGAACGATGTGTTTCTGCACACGGCCGCGACGTTCCGCAAGGAGGTCTGA